In the genome of Oncorhynchus mykiss isolate Arlee chromosome 18, USDA_OmykA_1.1, whole genome shotgun sequence, one region contains:
- the LOC110495825 gene encoding NEDD4 family-interacting protein 2 isoform X2, which yields MDQAASRYQVFENDEDDSCEPSTSAQQPCTSAQASSSSQACPVPVALEGDAEAPPPPYASIALGDTSSMPESSCYPSDFPVPPPYSVATSLPTYDEAEKAKAAAMVLSAVEVIPGEDDFPPRDDFSDVDQLRVGNDGIFMLAFFMAFLFNWIGFCLSFCLTNTIAGRYGAICGFGLSLIKWILIVRFSDYFTGYFNGQYWLWWIFLVLGLLLFFRGFVNYLKVRNMSESMAASHRTRFFFLY from the exons TTTGAGAATGATGAAGACGACTCCTGTGAGCCCTCCACCAGCGCCCAGCAGCCGTGCACCTCGGCCCAGGCCAGCTCGTCCTCCCAGGCCTGCCCAGTCCCAGTAGCCCTGGAGGGGGATGCAGAGGCCCCACCTCCCCCGTATGCCAGCATCGCCCTGGGAGACACCTCTTCCATGCCTG AGAGCAGTTGTTACCCAAGTGATTTCCCCGTGCCGCCCCCATACAGCGTGGCCACCTCTCTTCCCACCTACGATGAGGCAGAGAAAGCCAAAGCGGCAGCAATGGTACTCTCTGCTGTGGAGGTGATACCAggg GAGGATGACTTCCCTCCAAGGGATGACTTCAGCGACGTCGACCAGCTGAGGGTGGGGAACGACGGCATTTTCATGCTGGCCTTTTTCA TGGCCTTCCTGTTCAATTGGATTGGGTTCTGCCTGTCATTCTGCCTGACCAACACCATCGCTGGCCGATACGGGGCCATCTGCGGCTTTGGCCTCTCTCTCATCAAGTGGATTCTCATCGTCAGG TTCTCGGACTACTTTACTGGATACTTCAATGGGCAGTACTGGCTCTGGTGGATTTTCCTGGTCCTCG GTCTCCTGCTTTTCTTCAGAGGGTTCGTGAACTACCTGAAAGTGCGCAACATGTCTGAAAGCATGGCTGCCTCGCACAGAACACGCTTTTTCTTCCTGTACTGA
- the LOC110495825 gene encoding NEDD4 family-interacting protein 2 isoform X1: MDQAASRYQVFENDEDDSCEPSTSAQQPCTSAQASSSSQACPVPVALEGDAEAPPPPYASIALGDTSSMPVESSCYPSDFPVPPPYSVATSLPTYDEAEKAKAAAMVLSAVEVIPGEDDFPPRDDFSDVDQLRVGNDGIFMLAFFMAFLFNWIGFCLSFCLTNTIAGRYGAICGFGLSLIKWILIVRFSDYFTGYFNGQYWLWWIFLVLGLLLFFRGFVNYLKVRNMSESMAASHRTRFFFLY, encoded by the exons TTTGAGAATGATGAAGACGACTCCTGTGAGCCCTCCACCAGCGCCCAGCAGCCGTGCACCTCGGCCCAGGCCAGCTCGTCCTCCCAGGCCTGCCCAGTCCCAGTAGCCCTGGAGGGGGATGCAGAGGCCCCACCTCCCCCGTATGCCAGCATCGCCCTGGGAGACACCTCTTCCATGCCTG TAGAGAGCAGTTGTTACCCAAGTGATTTCCCCGTGCCGCCCCCATACAGCGTGGCCACCTCTCTTCCCACCTACGATGAGGCAGAGAAAGCCAAAGCGGCAGCAATGGTACTCTCTGCTGTGGAGGTGATACCAggg GAGGATGACTTCCCTCCAAGGGATGACTTCAGCGACGTCGACCAGCTGAGGGTGGGGAACGACGGCATTTTCATGCTGGCCTTTTTCA TGGCCTTCCTGTTCAATTGGATTGGGTTCTGCCTGTCATTCTGCCTGACCAACACCATCGCTGGCCGATACGGGGCCATCTGCGGCTTTGGCCTCTCTCTCATCAAGTGGATTCTCATCGTCAGG TTCTCGGACTACTTTACTGGATACTTCAATGGGCAGTACTGGCTCTGGTGGATTTTCCTGGTCCTCG GTCTCCTGCTTTTCTTCAGAGGGTTCGTGAACTACCTGAAAGTGCGCAACATGTCTGAAAGCATGGCTGCCTCGCACAGAACACGCTTTTTCTTCCTGTACTGA